One Micromonas commoda chromosome 5, complete sequence genomic window, GTACAcgttcgtcgacggcggctcgtTCGTCGAAGCACCGTCGGACGTGTCGGCCAGCCGAGCGAAATATTCCGGTAGCCAGAGCATCACCCCGTACCAACCCCACGATAGCGAGAACCACACGAAcccgatggacgccgccctcgacccCAGCGGCGGTGCGCACAGGCTCCGCAGCGGCGCGATCCAGGCCCACGCGAACCCGCcctttcgccgccgctgaggcGCCCCGACAAAGGCACCGACGGGGGAGGCGCCCGAACTTCCGACTTCGACCTCCTCCACTCGCACCTCCactcgcgcgtcccgcggcactcgcgtctcccgcgcgttCCCTCTCGCGATCCTCCGTATCACCTCCGTcgcttcctcgccgcgcccgcgcgtcgcgaggaacCTGGGCGACTCCGGCATCCACGTCACGACCCCGACAAGGCACGCgatggcgggcgccgccgagacgtAGACGAAGGTTCGCCAACCCTTCGTCGGGATGATCGCCCACCCGATGGACGCCGAGTATATGGACCCCACCATCCACCCCGACGCCAGCGCCACCGTGTGTTTACCCCTCGCGTGGCAGGGCAGGAACTCCGGgagcgcggtgaacgcggcggtgttgcATCCGCTCAcgcccacccccgcgaggacgcgacaCGTCACGAGGAACCAGAAGGTTCGCGCGGTTcccgaggcgagcgcgaagatggcgttcacggcgagcgcggttgCGAGCATCCGCCTCCTGCCGATGCGATCTCCCGCCAAGCCCCACGCGACGCTACCCAgcagcgcgcccgcgaacaCCGCGGACGTGAGCACGCCCTTCTGCGACGCCGACAGCCCGAACTCCGCCCCGGCGGTGGGCaggatgagcgcgacgctgagcacctccaccgcgtctcccgcgtTGGCGAGCATGAGGAGCGCCGTGAGCCGGACCTGAAAcgcgccggctccggcgagctcgatcgcgcgctccgGGGTGAGGGACTCGAACATggtcgacgcgtgcggcgggtgGGGGGCGCtcatggcgtcgccgccccgcgcgcgcgacgccgagctcgcccgcctcgtcggaGTGATTGCGACGAGCTGACGAGGTCGGCACCCTTCATCGCGCttttttttggtttttgccaaaccctcgcgcgcgatggccgagACGGCTCGCGCCTCGGAATTctccgaggatgacgagcgTTTCATGCGggtggcgctcgaggaggcggagggggCGCTGGCGCGGTGGGAGGTTCCCGTCGGGTGCGTggtcgtgcgcgacggggaggtgGTCGCGTCGGGGAGCAACCGCACCAACGAGAAACGCAACGTGCGCATCCGCCCCGCGTGCCCAaccccgttcgcgtcgccgccgaggcgtaTTTCCTCGTACGATACTCACCCCAAACTTCCTGAACTCTCTCATCCATCGCAGGGCACGAGGCACGCGGAGTTTGAGGCCGTAGACGAGCTCCTGgcgcgccacggcggcgacgccgtcgccgcggggttcgaccGATGTTCCCTCTACGTCACCGTCGAGCCGTGCATCAtgtgcgcgggggcgctgtCGCTGCTGGGGTTCGAGCGGGTGACGTACGGTTGCGGAAACGACAAGTTCGGGGGGAACGGGTCGATACTGAGCATACACGACGACGGATGCGCGCCGTGCGTCGAGgaacccgcgtcgtcgtccaagtCCCACGCGGGATCAGATGGGAAAGTGTccaacgacgacgctcgcgcggcgaacacgtATCCGTCCGTCGGCGGTCTgttcgcggaggaggcgatcgcgCTGCTGCAGGACTTCTACGTTCGGGGTAACCCCAAGGCGCCCAAGCCTCACaggcccctcgcgccggagtcggcggcgcgcgcgggcgggtgacCGGGACGGGGTTGGACATGGTGGACGTGGTTGCGATCCGTGCCAGTCCCGTCGTTCTTTCCGCGACCTTCCGGTTGCGTAGTCTCTCGTCTATCTATGATCGATCGTGGTCGTGCTAGCTagcgaagagcgcggcgctcgtcccacgcgcgggtccatcgcgcgtCTTCGTCCGTCGAGATCCGCGTCCGAGCGTCCACCTACttctcgttcgcgtcgtcgctcgccctAATCAACCTGAGCTTCTCCAACTTCGTCACGAAGTCGTCGGCTCTCCGCAGCTTGACGAGGATGGTGGGCTTGAGCCTCTCCTTGTCCGCCatgccgtcgtccgccttgTCGCTGGTGGTGGTGCCGGTCTCGATGttaaccgcggcggcgagcccgtcGGACTTGAGGATCTCGACGACGCTCACgcagcgcgcgatggcggagccGACCCCGCGGATCTCCACGTCCTCGCTCTTGGCGAGGAACTTCTTCGCGAGCGAGACGTAGTGGAACAGCGGCTTCTTCTGCGCGCTCACCGAGATGGCCTGGATCTTGTCATCGGCGGGAGGCTCGACCTTGGTGCCGTCAGCCCTGGCGTTCTTAGCCGCCATGATCGTCCCTGTGTGCGTGTGTCTTgtgacgacgcggctcgTTGTTGGTTAATTTTCCAGCCGCAGCTGTCGTGTCGTGGCAACACGCGGGGAAGAAAGGACACCTGACGATGACCGCCGCCCCTCCCCAcagcgccccggcgcggcggtcgtcgatGCCGAACAAGAAGAAAAAGTCCGGCCAGGGGGACGGGTACGCGCCCTcccggctcgggcgcgagggccgacccggcgcggactcgcccgcgggcgccgacccgtgcacccccggcggcggcgacgcgcgcgcgcgagacgcgaacgacgcgaacgcccccGAGCGGGAACCCGTGCCCGGTTGGAGCGGGCtgggcgcgcacgcgccgtgcgatgacgcgacgcgcgtgacgCTGGACCCGAAGATgcccgtcgccaccggcaTCGGCGTGCACGTGCACGCGCTCATGTCGCAGCAGCTcatgacgcgcgcgaacctcggcgcgggggattgggtcgcgctcgccgtgtgCGAGGGGCCCGAGGCGCTGGGAGACATCGGGTCGGCATCACGCGGAGGCGCCCCGGGGACGCCGgggttcgccgccggcggagcgtccacgccgcggacgccgccttcgccgacgcggcaggcggcgcaggcaCTCGTCGGCCTCTCCATCGCCGAcccgccgaccgcgcccgtcgcgcacatcccgtcgctcctcgccgcaAACGTAAGGCTCGACCCGGATGGCGCGGCgcctctcggcggcgagcccccgtcccgcggcgcgtccaccggcgccgccgccgccgcatccgccgcggcgatgggcaaGGTGGGCAGGTTCACCGTCCTGGCGCGCGTGCACCCAAATCCCAAGGCTAaccccgtcgacgcggtgcagCTCGCGAGAAAGGTTTGGATGTCGCTCgggtcgccccccgcgggtgcGAAGATGCTCTGCTACCCGCTGAACGTCGGCATCACGGACcggccgctcgccgcgcccgcgctctgcgcgcccatcgagggcgcgccgtgcgcggcgaaggcgacgctcAGGCTGTGGGCGACGGagggggacgcggcgaacgcggcttGGCTCGAGCggggcctcggcggcgacgacgagacaAACGCGGTGGGATCAAAAAACGCATCCGACGTGGAGCACACCAAGGCGGGAAGGCGACAGCTGTCGGTCCTCGAGTCGCTCGCGaaacgcgcgctcgacgggcgcgcgctgctcccCGGGAACCTCGTGCGCCTGCCGCTGCTCGGCGTGAGCGCTTACTTCAGCGTGGTCAAGACGGAGGGGCACACCGCGGTTGTCTCGACGGAGACTTCGGTGAGTTTGCGCCCAAAGTCGGGGTTTgcggacggggaggacgaggacgacccggcCGCGCTGGAATCGGACGAtaacgacggggacgacgacgatgagaaGGATGACGAttcgtccgacgacggcgacgggaccgggtcgaggccggcgacgccgggggagAGGATGGCGCGTCGAGCCAGTAAACGGAaaggcgccgccgttcgcttCCAAGATCTCGGCGGCATCTCCGAGTTTAAggaggcgctcctcgagaaCGTCGCGCTGCCGCTGACCAAACCGGAGATCTTCACCACGTTCGGGATCAAACCCCCGCGAGGCGTGCTGCTGTGGGGACCGCCCGGGACGGGCAAGTcgcggctcgctcgcgccgccgccgacgccgccggcgccaacctcctcgtcgtccgaggccccgagctcatcggccccgtcgtcggcgagtccgaggcggcgttgCGCGGGGTCTTCAAGGAGGCGGTGCGGACCAGGCCGTGCGTGGTGATGATAGACGAGATCGACTccatcgcccccgcgcggcaggggggcgacggcgtgacgggcggcggggggaagggtggcggcgacgaagacgccaTGTCCAACAGAGTCGTCACCACGCTCCTCTCCATCATGGACGGCGTGTCCGCCGAGAACCTCGACCTGCACcgggtggtggtggtggcgaCCACGAACAGGCCGGAGGCGATCGACCGCGCGTTACGAAGGCCGGGAAGGTTCGACAAGGAGATCGAGGTTGGCGTCcccacgcccgcgtcgaggcgcgagaTTTTCGCCATCAAACTTCGAgacgtcgcgcacgagctcaccgacgccgacgtcgacgagctgtCGAAGGGATGCCACgggttcgtcggcgccgacgtcggggCGCTGGTGAACCAGGCGGCGTACCAGGCGCTGAGACGCAGGgtgaaggagaaggaggcgtgGTGGtgggaggaacgcgcgggtAAGTTCGCGCCCTTCACGTTCAAAgtcggcgaggcgctgcTGAAAACGGAGGAGCAGATGAGGGAGGACATGATCAGGCAGGACATGCTCTCGCTGTCGTGGGAGGAACGGATGGAGATGTCGCGCAAGTTCGACAGGAGCGACGCGTGCAAGACCCGGACGGTGACGAGGGCCGATTTCGAATTCGCGAAGAAGAGGGTTCGACCGAGCGCGCTGCGGGAGGTGCAGATTGAGGTGCCCAAGGTTTCttgggacgacgtcggcggcaaTCACGAGGTGAAGCAGCTCCTGAAGGAGGCTGTGGAGTGGACGGAGAAGTACCCGGAGGCTATGGCGCGATTGGGGGCGAAACCTCCCAAGGGGGTGCTGCTGTACGGCCCCCCGGGGTGCTCGAAAACCATGCTCGCGAGAGCCGTGGCGTCCGAGTCCGGTCGCAACTTTTTATCGGTGAAGGGCCCCGAGCTCTACAGCAAGTGGGTCGGGGATTCCGAAAAGGCGGTTCGCACCCTGTTCAGACGCGCGaagacgtccgcgccgtcggtcATATTCATCGATGAGATCGACGGCTTGGTGCAGACGCGatcggacggcggcggcggcgacggcggcgtcaacgTGCACGACAGGGTGCTCACGCAGCTGCTCACCGAGatggacggcgtcgacgcggcggggtccaaagtcgcggtcatcgccgcgacgaacatGCCGCACCTCATCGACCCGGCGCTGCTCCGCCCGGGGAGGTTCGACCGGCTCCTCTACATCCCCTTACCCTCCGACCCGGTGGACCGGACCGAGATTTTGCGGGTGACGACGAAGAAGatgccgctcgcgcccgacgtcgacctcgacgccttgggcgcacagctggcggggtacacgggcgcggacatcgccgcgctgtgCAGGGAGGCCGGcatggcggcgctggaggaggatATCGACATAACGCATATCCACGCGCGGCActtcgcgacgtccgcgaccaggacgccgccgtcgccgcccacgccgggaTGGCTTCGGGACATCTACGAGAGGTTCCGCAGAGGACAGACCAAGGTGCCCAGCTCCCTGAACCTCGAGGCcatgacgtcgccgacgcgagatGAACCCGACGATAGCTAGCTAGCTCTAACGTACTACTCAAAGTCCTATCTTCGCGGCGGTAACCGTGACGCGCTCCCCCTTTGGCCCCCGTCCGCAGAACTCCGCCCTGACGGTGCGCAGGTCCACCTCGACGTGCACGTCGCACTCCCAGCGCTCGGGGGCGTAGTCGCAGTACTCGCCCGTCTTTGTGGACACCACCAGGGTGTGCGgaggtgcgccgcgctggaaAAGCTCCACCCGCAGCTCGTCCATCTGCagacccgcgacgtcggcctCGATCAACACGTGACGAACGAGcccatcctcgccggggTCGGGACTCTCGACGAAGCACGTCTCGGCGCGGTGCATCTTGATGGGCATCGGGGGCAGGGCGGTGTCCCTGGAGACGCTCTGCATGGCTCCGAGGAGCATCTCGGACATGTCCGCGTTGGTGTGGGTGATGTTCTCGCCGAAAGCGAGCGGAACATCGTCCCCCGGCGCACCCTTTTCCAGCGCCGAGGGTTGCATCGTGCCAGTCGACTGTGTCCGTGTCAAGTCAGCGCAGAGAGGTTCGTTAGAAAAGCTTTTACTTTTAGGGAAAATCACGCAACCCACAGATTGGACGCGGGCCCGGGGAACGATCTAGCATGCCCCCCAAGAAGGCTCGAGCGAACGCCAAGGCGCCGGCCGAGGTGTCGAGCCTGATAGAGGCCGCGCCCACAGCCAACCGTCGCGGGCGTAAACCCACCAGTGCGATCGCTTCTCTCTTAAGTTCAATCACGAAAAGACGAGCGACGAAGGTCACCAACGCGGGCGATGCCTCCTCCGATGCGAACGAGCAGccgctctccgcgacggtACCCAAGCGCAAGCCGGGAAGGCCCCGGAAAGGTGAGCGaacgcgcgcctccgtcgaaCTCGAACCCCCCGGTCGTTACCGACGATCTGCAGGCAACCTTCGATCCCGTGACCTGCGCCGGAGGATTgacaccgcgccgcccgccgtccGTTCCCACCCGCAGGCACCGCGACGACCCCCGCGACCGAACCcaaacgccgcggccgtcccCCAAAGACCCCAAGagacgcggcgaccacccCGAAGCGAAAGCCGGGCAGGCCCGCGCGCCGGTCCCTTCCCCCGGCCCGGCTCTCGGAGGAGCCGAGGGTGAAGCGAAAGCCGGGCCGACCGCGCAAGAACCCGTCGTTGGATATTCCCCCCCCGGCCAGCGTCGGCAAgaagcggcgcggacgcccgcCCAAGACGCCCAAgacgcccacgacgccggCCACGACGTACACCGGGAAGAAGCGGGGCCGGCCCCGCAAGAACCCGCAggcgccgtccccggtcgtcggcgatcgGTTGTTGGCGCTCCTGGACGGCGCGTTGGATGCGCAGACTTCgtcggaggtggaggagcgcCAATacgtctcgccgcgcgccgccggacggACGAACAAGCGCGCAAAGATGATGACACCCGCGTccccccctcgcggcggacgcggcggcaggcgcggcggcgcggtcgacgacgacgacgggggcgttGGCGGTGGCTATTTGGCGGATTACCTccacgagggcgacgcggattcgctggagcgcgagggtcgaATGGACGCGGTCGTCAAGGTGTTCTGCACGCACACCGAGCCCAACTACAGCTTGCCGTGGCAGCGCAAGCGTCAGtcggcgtccacgagcaGCGGGTTCGTCATACCCGGGCGGAGGGTGCTCACCAACGCGCACAGCGTCGAGCATCACACGCAGGTGAAGCTCAAGAAACGCGGCAGCGACGTCAAGTACGTGGCCAAGGTGCTGGCCATAGGCGTCGAGTgcgacctcgcgctcctgacggtggaggacgacgacttctTCGAGGGGATCGCGCCGGTGCAGTTCGGCCCGCTCCCGCACCTCTCCGCGCCGGTCAGTGTCATCGGCTATCCCATCGGCGGGGTGGCGATTTCCATAACATCCGGGGTGGTTTCCAGGACGGAGGTTACCAACTACGCGCACGGAGGCATCGATCTCTTGGGGGTCcagatcgacgcggcgatcaaCTCGGGAAATAGCGGCGGACCCGCGTTCAACTCGAAGGGCGAGTGCGTCGGCGTGGCGTTTCAGAGTTTGaagcacgacgacgccgagaacATCGGCTACGTCATACCGACGCCCGTCATTCACCATTTCATCACCGACTACGACAGGAACAAAACGTACACGGGGTTCCCCTCGCTGCCGTTCTCGTGGCAGAGGGTGGAATCGCCGGCGATGCGCAAGTGGCTCAAGATGCGGACCGGGCAGAAGGGTGTCCTGATCAGCGCGGTGGAGCCGCTGATGAAGGACAAGATAAACCTGAAGAAAAACGACGTCCTCGTGTCCATCGACGGGACGGAcatcgcgagcgacggaACCGTGCCgttccgcgcgggcgagcccATAACCTTCAACTACCTCGTCAGCGAGAAGTACGTCGGAGAGAGCGCGCAGGTGAGGTACCTACGGGACGGTAAGATGCAGGAGTGCTCAATCACGTTCAACGCGATGAAACGTCTGGTGCCCTGGCACATAGAGGGCACGCCGCCCTCCTATTTCATCGCCGGGGGTTTGGTGTTCACCACCGTGTGCGTTCCTTTTCTGAAGAACGAGTACGGCAAGGACTACGActtcgacgcgccggtgaaGCTCCTGGAGAAGTTCTGCCACGGGCGGGTGGAGGAGGAAGGGCAGCAGGTTGTCATATGCGcgcaggtgctcgccgccgaggttaACCGCGGGTACGAGGATCTTCACAACACCATCGTGCAGAGCTTCAACGGCGTGAAGATCTTCAACCTCAAGCAACTGGCGCAGGCGGTGGAGTCGAGCAAGGACGAGTTCATGAGGTTCGAGCTGGACCACGAGATATCGGTCGTCATGGAcaccaaggcggcgaacTCGGCGACAAAGGCGATACTCAAGACGCACGCGATTCCATCCGCAAAATCCGCCGACCTGCGCTGACCCACCTGGGCCGAGAGTAGACTAGTCTACGAGGTTTATAACATTTTAACGGCTGGGCGTCGACTCTAAAGATTAAGTGTTTGCGCACTACTGTAGCTAATACCCCTCGTTTGTTCGTCAGCGGGGGGTgtacgaggcggcgtcgcggaggtcgcGCTGCCACCTGGCCAGCAGGAAGTCGGCGAGGGCATTCTTCTCCACAAACTCAGGCTCTCTCACCGTCggctcgaccgcggcgcgtcggtgggactcgtcgtcgccgtcgcggccgccgaacagcaccctcgcgcgcgtcgccgcggtcctcaAACCCGggtcgcgctccgcggcgggcgcggcgagcctctcCACGACGCTCGACAgcatcgccgacgtcgcccccggaGCCTCCGACTCTAGcttcgccagcgcggcggtcaccgccgccgccgccgccgccgcgccgacggacccgccgctcctgctcgccgcgagagacgccgcgggggacatgacggacgcgatcgccggggTGGACTttgccaccgcggcgaggttcgaaTCCGTCTTTGCGGCGGGCAATCGAGCCGgagccgttcgcggcgggggttcaTCTCGCGGGGGCTCGAGGGAGACGGGGGGtgcctcgtcatcgtccccgCGCATCCTCACCGTCGAATCATAGTCCGCATCTTCATCTTCATCATCATtatcatcgtcgtcgtcgtcgtccgccgctgccgccgccgccgccgccacatCGCGTCGCTTGTCAGCCTCAGTCATCCGCGGCGTGTTTGGTTTGTTGAACCGCTTCAGCGTGCCGTCGCCAAAGTcccagctcggcgccgctTCGTGCCGCGTCTCCGTTGTCTCGACGCCCACATCGTCCCCCCcgacgctcgagctcgtcatgcgatccacgccgccgtgcaTGCGTTTGTTCACCCTGTCCGTGAGCTCGTCGCACCGCTCGGGCGCGTGCGCTATGAACCTGTGGTTCACCAGCTGGttcgctcgcggccgccggtcCGGATCTTTCTGCAGGCACGCGGCGACAAACTCCTTGAACGCGTCGGAGAAATTGCCCCCCTCCaaccggggcggcgggttctTCGGTATGAAGAAGAGCACGCGCATGGGGTGCAGGTCGCTGTACGGGGGCGTGCCGTTggccgcctccatcgcggtTATGCCCAGCGACCAGATGTCGCATTTGGAGTTGTACCCGTCGGATTCGTGCGCCTGGATCACCTCGGGCGCCATCCAGAAGGGGGTGCCGGTGAACGTCCGCCGCTTGTTCCCGCCGAGAGTTTGGGTCAGGgttcccgcgacgccgaaatcggcgaggcggatctcgcccgtcgcggtgagCAGCACGTTCGCGCACTTGACGTCTCGGTGGATCTTCCCCTCGCCGTGGAGGTAGTCGAGCGCGTAGAGGAGGTCTCTGCAGATgacggcgcacgcggacTCCGAGAGCGGGCCACCGAGGTCATCCCTGATGAGGtccgcgacgctcccgccCGCCATGTACTCCATCGCGATCGCGAGGCGCGTGGACCCGGGGTCGAGCCAGCAGCCGAGATACTTGGTCACGAACGGCGAGGAGCACTGCACCAGGTACGAGATCTCGCGCTGGATGTCTTCcacctcgtcctccgcctcctccaggtCCACGAGCTTGACCGCGACGACATCGTTGGTGAGCTTATCGCGCGCGGTgtggacgtcgcccgcgctgcCGCGGCCGATCCGCGGACCGAGTTCGAACCGCTCGCTCGTCAGCGCCATCCCAAATTGCGAGACAATTTTTCTCTTGCAGCTTGGTTATCAAAATTCACCAGAGCTATGGCGCCTAAGTTACTTCGTCTCGTTACATTTCTCGTAAACCCCCAACCTCTCTTCTCTTCTTACCAGTCGAACCTCTTGAGCGTGTTCTCCGCATCCATAAGGTCCTTCTGCACCTTCTTCCGCCTGTAGAAGATGGGGCAGTCCCTGCTCGTGCACAACACGTCCTGGTGCAGCGACCCTTGGCACCGCTGG contains:
- a CDS encoding major facilitator superfamily (synaptic vesicle neurotransmitter), which gives rise to MFESLTPERAIELAGAGAFQVRLTALLMLANAGDAVEVLSVALILPTAGAEFGLSASQKGVLTSAVFAGALLGSVAWGLAGDRIGRRRMLATALAVNAIFALASGTARTFWFLVTCRVLAGVGVSGCNTAAFTALPEFLPCHARGKHTVALASGWMVGSIYSASIGWAIIPTKGWRTFVYVSAAPAIACLVGVVTWMPESPRFLATRGRGEEATEVIRRIARGNARETRVPRDARVEVRVEEVEVGSSGASPVGAFVGAPQRRRKGGFAWAWIAPLRSLCAPPLGSRAASIGFVWFSLSWGWYGVMLWLPEYFARLADTSDGASTNEPPSTNVYAENAAVAWANLPGNIASAFLVDSVGRRATLTWCMASSAAFLAVFALAVCACAFNALSVGGWNALDLFTSEAFPTEVRSTAMGALGACGRLGSAIGTGVAGAAVEGGLMMPLALCGGAMLAGAGVTGCMTLETKGRELEDRAAAGGGREGFFELVDEEELIAG
- a CDS encoding predicted protein codes for the protein MRVALEEAEGALARWEVPVGCVVVRDGEVVASGSNRTNEKRNGTRHAEFEAVDELLARHGGDAVAAGFDRCSLYVTVEPCIMCAGALSLLGFERVTYGCGNDKFGGNGSILSIHDDGCAPCVEEPASSSKSHAGSDGKVSNDDARAANTYPSVGGLFAEEAIALLQDFYVRGNPKAPKPHRPLAPESAARAGG
- a CDS encoding predicted protein, with protein sequence MAAKNARADGTKVEPPADDKIQAISVSAQKKPLFHYVSLAKKFLAKSEDVEIRGVGSAIARCVSVVEILKSDGLAAAVNIETGTTTSDKADDGMADKERLKPTILVKLRRADDFVTKLEKLRLIRASDDANEK
- a CDS encoding predicted protein, whose amino-acid sequence is GAAVRFQDLGGISEFKEALLENVALPLTKPEIFTTFGIKPPRGVLLWGPPGTGKSRLARAAADAAGANLLVVRGPELIGPVVGESEAALRGVFKEAVRTRPCVVMIDEIDSIAPARQGGDGVTGGGGKGGGDEDAMSNRVVTTLLSIMDGVSAENLDLHRVVVVATTNRPEAIDRALRRPGRFDKEIEVGVPTPASRREIFAIKLRDVAHELTDADVDELSKGCHGFVGADVGALVNQAAYQALRRRVKEKEAWWSDACKTRTVTRADFEFAKKRVRPSALREVQIEVPKVSWDDVGGNHEVKQLLKEAVEWTEKYPEAMARLGAKPPKGVLLYGPPGCSKTMLARAVASESGRNFLSVKGPELYSKWVGDSEKAVRTLFRRAKTSAPSVIFIDEIDGLVQTRSDGGGGDGGVNVHDRVLTQLLTEMDGVDAAGSKVAVIAATNMPHLIDPALLRPGRFDRLLYIPLPSDPVDRTEILRVTTKKMPLAPDVDLDALGAQLAGYTGADIAALCREAGMAALEEDIDITHIHARHFATSATRTPP
- a CDS encoding predicted protein; the protein is MDAVVKVFCTHTEPNYSLPWQRKRQSASTSSGFVIPGRRVLTNAHSVEHHTQVKLKKRGSDVKYVAKVLAIGVECDLALLTVEDDDFFEGIAPVQFGPLPHLSAPVSVIGYPIGGVAISITSGVVSRTEVTNYAHGGIDLLGVQIDAAINSGNSGGPAFNSKGECVGVAFQSLKHDDAENIGYVIPTPVIHHFITDYDRNKTYTGFPSLPFSWQRVESPAMRKWLKMRTGQKGVLISAVEPLMKDKINLKKNDVLVSIDGTDIASDGTVPFRAGEPITFNYLVSEKYVGESAQVRYLRDGKMQECSITFNAMKRLVPWHIEGTPPSYFIAGGLVFTTVCVPFLKNEYGKDYDFDAPVKLLEKFCHGRVEEEGQQVVICAQVLAAEVNRGYEDLHNTIVQSFNGVKIFNLKQLAQAVESSKDEFMRFELDHEISVVMDTKAANSATKAILKTHAIPSAKSADLR
- a CDS encoding predicted protein — its product is MALTSERFELGPRIGRGSAGDVHTARDKLTNDVVAVKLVDLEEAEDEVEDIQREISYLVQCSSPFVTKYLGCWLDPGSTRLAIAMEYMAGGSVADLIRDDLGGPLSESACAVICRDLLYALDYLHGEGKIHRDVKCANVLLTATGEIRLADFGVAGTLTQTLGGNKRRTFTGTPFWMAPEVIQAHESDGYNSKCDIWSLGITAMEAANGTPPYSDLHPMRVLFFIPKNPPPRLEGGNFSDAFKEFVAACLQKDPDRRPRANQLVNHRFIAHAPERCDELTDRVNKRMHGGVDRMTSSSVGGDDVGVETTETRHEAAPSWDF